One Acetobacter ghanensis DNA window includes the following coding sequences:
- a CDS encoding HpcH/HpaI aldolase family protein, whose protein sequence is MKMQRNPIRKIWAEGRGAINGWLSIASSFSAEIMASCGYDSVTIDTQHGAVGYDTMVAMLQAMRASGVAPMVRTPWLEPGAIMKALDAGAWGVICPMVNTRADAERLVSYVRYPPHGCRSFGPTRANFALGSDYAAVADDEVLCFAMIETAEAMSNLEEIVRTPGLDGVYVGPADLTLGLTGRRYRTGFDREEPEMLEAIHHIRTMAHAAGLRMGLHNGSAAYAAKALSWGCDLVTVSNDVRLLAQAAQDSVAEVRRLIASPSAPEKEGPAQHEVPASY, encoded by the coding sequence ATGAAGATGCAGAGAAATCCGATACGCAAAATCTGGGCCGAGGGAAGAGGCGCCATTAACGGTTGGCTTTCTATCGCAAGCTCTTTTTCCGCTGAGATTATGGCCTCTTGCGGCTATGATTCCGTGACGATTGATACACAGCATGGTGCTGTTGGTTATGACACCATGGTCGCTATGCTTCAGGCTATGCGGGCATCGGGTGTGGCGCCAATGGTTCGCACGCCCTGGCTTGAGCCGGGTGCCATCATGAAAGCGCTTGATGCCGGGGCATGGGGCGTCATCTGCCCGATGGTCAATACGCGCGCGGATGCAGAGCGGCTTGTTTCCTATGTTCGGTATCCGCCGCATGGTTGCCGAAGTTTTGGTCCGACACGGGCAAATTTTGCACTTGGAAGCGATTATGCGGCTGTTGCCGATGACGAGGTGCTCTGTTTTGCGATGATCGAAACAGCTGAGGCGATGAGCAATCTGGAAGAGATTGTCCGCACACCCGGTCTGGATGGCGTTTATGTCGGTCCGGCAGATCTCACGCTGGGGCTGACAGGCAGGCGTTACCGCACCGGGTTTGATCGTGAAGAGCCGGAGATGCTTGAGGCCATCCATCATATCAGGACGATGGCTCACGCGGCTGGGCTCCGCATGGGGTTGCACAACGGCTCGGCTGCCTATGCCGCCAAAGCACTCTCATGGGGGTGTGATCTGGTCACAGTTTCCAACGATGTGCGCCTGCTTGCGCAAGCCGCACAGGACAGTGTTGCAGAGGTGCGGCGCCTGATCGCTTCACCGTCTGCACCGGAAAAAGAGGGGCCTGCCCAGCACGAAGTTCCGGCCTCTTATTAA
- a CDS encoding CoA-acylating methylmalonate-semialdehyde dehydrogenase: MAIIPHVIGVQHTEGHGTRRSDVFNPATGDVAHQVALGDADDLEAAIAAAQKAFPGWAETPPLTRARILFKARDLIEAHRDELAAIITAEHGKVLSDAKGEVTRGLEVVEFATGAPELLKGEYTEQVSRGIDAWTIRQPLGIAAGITPFNFPVMVPLWMAPMAIATGNCFILKPSERDPSASVLLADLFREAGLPDGVFQVVHGDKDMVNAILEHPAISAVSFVGSTPIAKHVYATGTAAGKRVQALGGAKNHAIVMPDCDLEKTVDALIGAAYGSAGERCMAISVAVAVGPIADPLVEMIADRAKALRIGVGTDERSEMGPVVTAQHRAKIRQLIDTGVEQGATLVVDGRELVVEGHENGFFLGGTLFDNVTTEMEIYREEIFGPVLCVMRAPDFETALALVNGSPYGNGTAIFTRDGDSARTFSHRVTAGMVGINVPIPVPMAFHSFGGWKDSLFGDHHMHGPEGIRFFTRMKAVTQRWPTGIRIGAEFSMPTHG, translated from the coding sequence ATGGCGATAATTCCTCACGTTATTGGTGTGCAGCATACGGAGGGGCATGGCACGCGTCGGTCTGATGTCTTCAACCCGGCAACGGGTGACGTCGCGCATCAGGTGGCATTGGGTGATGCGGATGACCTGGAAGCGGCGATTGCGGCTGCACAAAAGGCTTTTCCAGGCTGGGCCGAAACGCCGCCGCTGACGCGTGCACGTATCCTGTTTAAAGCCCGTGATTTGATCGAGGCGCATCGTGACGAGCTGGCTGCTATTATTACCGCTGAACACGGGAAAGTGCTCTCAGACGCAAAAGGTGAAGTGACACGCGGGCTGGAAGTGGTGGAGTTCGCCACGGGGGCACCTGAGCTTCTCAAGGGCGAATATACCGAACAGGTCAGCCGCGGCATTGATGCGTGGACCATACGCCAGCCTCTGGGCATTGCCGCAGGTATCACACCGTTTAACTTCCCGGTCATGGTGCCTTTATGGATGGCACCCATGGCCATCGCGACGGGGAACTGCTTCATCCTGAAGCCCTCTGAGCGGGACCCATCAGCATCTGTTCTTCTGGCGGATCTCTTCAGGGAAGCCGGGCTGCCGGACGGTGTGTTCCAGGTGGTGCATGGTGATAAGGATATGGTTAACGCCATTCTTGAGCATCCTGCCATCTCAGCGGTCAGCTTTGTTGGCTCCACTCCCATTGCAAAACATGTGTACGCAACCGGCACGGCAGCCGGCAAGCGGGTTCAGGCCCTAGGTGGGGCGAAGAACCATGCCATCGTCATGCCCGATTGCGATCTTGAAAAGACCGTTGATGCCTTGATTGGCGCAGCCTATGGATCAGCCGGAGAGCGCTGTATGGCCATTTCCGTTGCTGTGGCGGTTGGTCCGATAGCGGACCCGCTTGTCGAAATGATTGCAGACCGCGCTAAGGCGCTGCGTATTGGTGTTGGCACGGATGAACGCAGTGAAATGGGGCCGGTTGTCACCGCACAGCATCGGGCAAAAATTCGGCAGCTGATTGATACAGGTGTTGAACAAGGCGCGACTTTGGTTGTCGACGGGCGTGAGCTTGTGGTGGAAGGGCATGAAAACGGATTTTTTCTCGGCGGTACGCTTTTCGATAACGTGACCACGGAGATGGAGATCTACCGCGAGGAAATTTTTGGCCCGGTCCTGTGCGTAATGCGTGCGCCAGATTTTGAAACGGCTCTCGCGCTGGTTAATGGCAGCCCGTATGGGAACGGTACTGCCATCTTTACGCGGGATGGGGATAGCGCACGCACCTTCTCGCATCGGGTCACGGCAGGGATGGTCGGGATTAACGTGCCGATCCCGGTGCCGATGGCGTTTCATTCCTTTGGGGGGTGGAAGGATTCCCTGTTTGGCGACCACCATATGCATGGTCCGGAAGGGATACGGTTCTTCACACGTATGAAGGCTGTCACACAGCGCTGGCCGACAGGTATTCGGATCGGGGCAGAGTTTTCTATGCCAACACATGGCTAA
- a CDS encoding carbohydrate porin yields MTGPGARPVILNAIPPDSDYPPAPPVTHLLEGDVGRWRSSLSKKGVDILLDDWSEFAGNLTGGTRKAQDFAGQVALEVDLDWGKIFNIPDFTTTITVVQRHGRRLSTDALQDGVVNPQQIYGGGGNVLIHLVYFYAQKKWLHGRIILTAGRYAPGPDFDSSPLQCLVMGQATCSQPRATTLTDGYSSWPGTAWSAVLRVRPTKPTYVTFGAYETSPLKGGTAGTDWGGDHITGVTLALGGGYEPAFGPHRLNGHYKAGMLWDSSPHAYNNATTDAPTRWRHGQMISYIAFDQMLVRNGKYSDSGIIILGGYTHVTSGISVISDQAYVGIEDVGQFAGRPRDALGLTWSALRYGPNVKSVWQPGQGAVLLDPLSPNKPLLASRESIFDATYNVHVCNGIDIAPDFQYFWRPGGSGRVRNAAVLGVNAHATL; encoded by the coding sequence GTGACTGGCCCGGGCGCTCGACCTGTAATTCTTAACGCGATACCGCCTGATTCGGACTATCCTCCCGCTCCGCCCGTCACGCATCTTCTGGAGGGCGACGTGGGACGCTGGCGGTCATCGCTTTCAAAAAAAGGCGTTGATATTCTTCTGGATGACTGGTCTGAATTTGCAGGCAATCTTACGGGAGGCACACGAAAAGCACAGGATTTTGCAGGGCAGGTGGCCTTAGAGGTTGATCTGGATTGGGGGAAAATTTTCAATATTCCGGATTTCACGACCACAATCACTGTCGTTCAACGTCATGGCAGAAGGCTTTCAACAGATGCTCTGCAGGATGGGGTGGTTAACCCACAACAGATTTATGGTGGGGGCGGGAACGTGCTCATACATCTGGTATATTTCTACGCACAAAAGAAATGGCTGCATGGCAGGATTATTTTGACGGCAGGACGCTATGCGCCGGGCCCGGATTTTGATTCCAGCCCGCTGCAATGTCTGGTCATGGGGCAGGCGACCTGTAGCCAGCCACGTGCAACGACATTGACGGATGGGTATTCTTCCTGGCCCGGAACAGCATGGTCCGCAGTCCTGCGCGTGCGCCCAACCAAGCCAACGTATGTCACGTTTGGAGCGTATGAGACCAGCCCCCTCAAAGGTGGCACGGCTGGCACGGATTGGGGTGGTGACCACATAACCGGCGTAACACTGGCCCTTGGTGGAGGGTATGAGCCGGCGTTTGGACCTCACAGGCTTAATGGTCATTATAAAGCAGGTATGCTGTGGGATTCTTCCCCGCATGCATACAATAATGCAACAACAGACGCTCCCACACGGTGGCGGCACGGCCAGATGATCAGCTACATCGCATTTGATCAGATGCTGGTGCGTAACGGGAAATATTCGGATAGCGGCATCATCATTCTGGGTGGTTATACGCATGTGACGTCCGGGATCTCCGTTATCTCGGATCAGGCGTATGTGGGGATCGAAGATGTCGGGCAGTTTGCAGGCCGCCCGCGTGATGCGCTGGGTCTGACATGGTCTGCTCTGCGTTATGGTCCAAATGTCAAATCGGTTTGGCAGCCGGGGCAGGGGGCTGTTCTGCTGGATCCTCTCTCACCCAACAAACCTCTTCTGGCCAGCCGGGAGTCCATATTCGATGCGACCTATAACGTCCATGTTTGCAATGGCATCGATATTGCACCGGATTTTCAGTATTTCTGGCGGCCGGGAGGCTCCGGACGTGTCAGGAATGCCGCAGTGCTGGGGGTGAATGCCCATGCCACGTTATGA
- a CDS encoding DoxX family protein: MLVPSFTALSPRYVPSWLLWGALAVSAGTMVYSSFIVPVIPDFARWSTIGLDILSLSIAVFVMPASFVIGFLGSLLPFVISWRVAAIHGSFPGMASSSITFLIYLALYADCMIHDWTHFRASGWNGHLQWQLAVIRIYFGFDMVGHFSEKLFAGVDSFHHMAQVFVGFGLSSGGNAVIVAGLCELAIAIGVGMGFLTRLAGVGAALYYLIANQYGRHFEDGFTWNNAPVGGWEYPMLMIVFFASFAIAGAGKFSLDGWLIAHGRMPRFLMPFCVSTRPDYVMTRD; encoded by the coding sequence ATGTTGGTTCCGTCTTTTACAGCGTTAAGCCCGCGTTATGTGCCTTCCTGGCTCTTATGGGGGGCTCTGGCTGTTTCTGCCGGTACAATGGTCTATTCGTCCTTTATCGTGCCAGTTATTCCAGATTTTGCACGTTGGTCCACAATAGGGCTGGATATCCTTTCGCTGAGCATTGCAGTTTTTGTGATGCCAGCAAGCTTTGTGATTGGTTTCCTGGGGTCTCTCCTACCTTTTGTCATCAGTTGGCGGGTTGCGGCTATTCATGGTTCGTTTCCTGGTATGGCGAGCTCCAGTATTACGTTCCTGATTTATCTAGCACTTTATGCGGATTGCATGATCCATGACTGGACGCATTTTCGGGCCTCTGGATGGAATGGGCACCTGCAATGGCAGCTGGCGGTAATTCGTATCTATTTTGGTTTTGATATGGTCGGGCATTTTTCTGAAAAACTCTTTGCCGGAGTGGATTCCTTCCACCATATGGCGCAGGTGTTTGTTGGGTTTGGCCTCTCCTCTGGTGGGAATGCGGTTATTGTGGCGGGTTTGTGTGAGCTTGCAATCGCGATTGGTGTCGGGATGGGTTTTTTAACGCGCCTGGCTGGGGTCGGAGCGGCACTTTATTATCTGATTGCCAACCAATATGGCCGCCATTTTGAGGATGGCTTTACGTGGAATAATGCTCCCGTCGGCGGCTGGGAATATCCGATGCTCATGATCGTATTTTTTGCCAGCTTTGCTATTGCGGGTGCGGGAAAATTCTCTCTTGATGGCTGGCTGATTGCGCATGGGCGGATGCCGCGCTTCCTGATGCCATTCTGTGTCTCAACGCGCCCAGATTATGTGATGACCAGGGACTGA
- a CDS encoding GlcG/HbpS family heme-binding protein, with translation MKDLFDLYLINCRLFFDPMVSASNFLLRDVYDFAILAEGKSKRHDWVNNNIFNKVPFAMKKIFAAFASTLLCASPVLAQAASTAPQLNITTDAAMDMAHYAVGLAESRHLKLCIAVEDTDGNLVAFIRMQGAYAGCVEASIAKAKSAARFARNTIEFFDAARAQNLPIGFVPGILPSAGGAVFKQGETVVGSIGTSGDTNEAEQALVVDTAKHFH, from the coding sequence ATGAAAGATTTATTTGATTTATACTTAATTAATTGTAGGTTGTTTTTCGATCCGATGGTTTCGGCATCAAATTTTCTACTGCGTGACGTTTATGATTTTGCAATCTTGGCGGAGGGAAAGAGTAAACGTCACGACTGGGTCAATAATAACATCTTCAATAAGGTACCCTTTGCAATGAAAAAAATATTTGCAGCTTTTGCGTCCACTCTTTTGTGTGCCTCACCCGTGTTGGCGCAGGCAGCCTCGACGGCGCCGCAGCTCAACATTACGACAGATGCTGCGATGGATATGGCGCATTATGCGGTTGGTCTGGCTGAAAGCCGTCACCTTAAGCTGTGCATTGCTGTTGAAGACACGGATGGAAATCTCGTCGCGTTCATCCGGATGCAAGGCGCATATGCAGGATGTGTAGAAGCTTCAATTGCCAAGGCAAAATCTGCAGCACGATTTGCCCGCAATACAATTGAGTTTTTTGATGCCGCACGCGCGCAAAATCTTCCAATCGGTTTTGTTCCGGGCATCCTGCCTTCAGCGGGCGGTGCGGTTTTCAAGCAGGGTGAAACTGTGGTCGGGAGTATTGGCACCAGTGGTGATACGAACGAAGCCGAGCAGGCGCTTGTAGTTGATACGGCAAAGCATTTTCACTGA
- a CDS encoding GlcG/HbpS family heme-binding protein gives MKLKFLGPLAILASFSTMAVALADDGKVLTRTVLSSAGAKSLLNAAEAAAKQRSMKVSIAIVDASGRLLAFTRMDDSQTGTDETAIKKARTAALYSSRGKVLAERVSQNQAFLTTLPGITAVPGSAPVMNGQYLIGAVGVSGATDDLDDAVATDTAGSFHP, from the coding sequence ATGAAACTTAAATTTCTCGGGCCTTTGGCCATTCTTGCAAGCTTTTCCACAATGGCTGTGGCGCTGGCTGATGACGGCAAGGTACTAACGCGCACTGTGCTCAGCAGTGCTGGCGCAAAAAGCTTGCTGAATGCAGCAGAAGCAGCAGCAAAGCAGCGGAGCATGAAAGTGAGCATTGCGATTGTGGATGCCTCAGGCAGATTGCTGGCTTTTACAAGGATGGATGATTCTCAGACTGGGACTGATGAAACAGCCATCAAGAAGGCCCGAACGGCGGCTCTTTACAGTTCCCGTGGGAAAGTGCTGGCGGAACGTGTCAGTCAGAATCAGGCATTCCTCACAACGCTGCCGGGCATTACGGCCGTGCCGGGTTCTGCCCCTGTCATGAACGGCCAGTATCTTATTGGTGCCGTGGGTGTGAGTGGTGCCACGGATGATCTGGATGATGCGGTAGCGACGGATACCGCTGGTAGTTTTCATCCATAA
- a CDS encoding ABC transporter substrate-binding protein translates to MSLSSFLRKGLLASVCAAVSVTTASAASLKIGYSDWPGWVAWQVAIDKGWLKEAKVDADFQWFDYSASLDAFAAHKLDAVMATNGDALMTGANGHKGVMILATDYSDGNDMVVAQPGITNMQELKGKSIAVEEGLVDHLLLLKGLEKSGLSEKDVNLVNTKTNETPQVLASGQVAAIVAWQPNSGQALHAVPGSKPVFTSHEVPGLIYDTIVVDPQSLHDNRDQWQRLVGVWDHIVTYINDPKTQPDALRIMAARTGVTPAAYKRFLKGTHLLTISDDKAVFVKQSGLGSLYGSTEISDKFNVQQGVYKEHQDIDSYIDPSLTTSVK, encoded by the coding sequence ATGAGCCTCTCATCATTCCTCCGCAAGGGCCTGCTTGCCAGTGTTTGCGCTGCAGTGTCTGTTACAACTGCATCTGCAGCATCGTTGAAGATTGGTTATAGTGACTGGCCAGGTTGGGTCGCGTGGCAGGTCGCCATTGATAAAGGGTGGTTGAAAGAGGCAAAGGTTGATGCCGATTTCCAGTGGTTTGACTACAGTGCATCGCTAGATGCGTTTGCCGCCCATAAGCTAGATGCAGTCATGGCGACAAATGGTGACGCTCTTATGACCGGGGCGAATGGCCATAAAGGCGTGATGATTCTTGCTACAGATTATTCTGATGGCAATGATATGGTCGTCGCGCAGCCGGGCATTACCAATATGCAGGAGCTCAAAGGTAAATCGATCGCGGTAGAAGAAGGGTTAGTAGACCATTTGCTTCTGCTTAAAGGGCTGGAAAAATCTGGCTTGAGCGAAAAAGATGTTAATCTTGTTAACACAAAAACAAATGAGACGCCGCAGGTTCTGGCCTCCGGGCAGGTTGCAGCTATTGTTGCATGGCAGCCGAATTCTGGTCAGGCGCTTCATGCTGTTCCCGGTTCTAAGCCTGTGTTTACCTCGCACGAAGTGCCAGGGCTGATTTACGATACTATTGTTGTTGATCCGCAATCCCTGCACGATAATCGTGACCAGTGGCAGCGTTTGGTTGGGGTGTGGGATCATATTGTAACGTATATCAATGACCCTAAAACACAGCCTGATGCCTTGCGGATTATGGCCGCGCGCACTGGCGTAACTCCAGCTGCATACAAACGTTTCCTCAAAGGCACACACCTACTTACGATTTCTGACGATAAAGCCGTTTTTGTAAAACAGAGTGGTTTGGGTTCTTTGTATGGTTCAACAGAAATTTCCGATAAATTTAACGTACAGCAGGGTGTTTACAAAGAGCATCAGGATATCGATAGTTATATCGATCCATCACTAACCACATCTGTTAAATAA
- a CDS encoding ABC transporter permease, whose amino-acid sequence MQGFFASWRLFGRTDRMLRNIFGILAVILPLLAWSGVSYLPFIWHPQVLITDPGGEEYLEEGMRMNRADFARAVKEMQMQHQPVPQGIPSNPVYLPSPGEVLKAFVNAFTSSAPVGAEHSITQAFAHSIQIIFWGFVISSLMGVPLGILCGAIPAFSRLIEPSVDFFRYLPAPAFGALAVAILGIYDAPKIAIIVIGTLFQQILVIANTTRKLDFALVEASRTLGAKGLRLLFRVILPGILPDLYRDQRILLGWAWTYLIVAELIGTSSGITWFITQQARYQHFDNVYAAMALIGIVGLGTDMFLGFVGRKVFTWKRENG is encoded by the coding sequence ATGCAAGGCTTCTTTGCTTCATGGAGGCTATTTGGCCGAACAGACCGGATGTTGCGGAATATATTCGGTATTCTGGCGGTAATCCTGCCTTTACTTGCATGGAGTGGGGTGAGTTACCTTCCATTTATTTGGCATCCTCAGGTCCTGATTACCGATCCAGGGGGGGAAGAGTATCTGGAAGAAGGGATGCGGATGAACCGGGCTGATTTTGCGCGTGCTGTTAAAGAAATGCAGATGCAGCACCAGCCGGTTCCGCAAGGCATTCCGAGTAATCCCGTTTATCTGCCATCTCCGGGTGAGGTTCTGAAAGCGTTTGTAAACGCTTTTACATCTTCAGCACCAGTTGGAGCAGAACACTCTATTACGCAGGCTTTTGCGCACAGTATTCAAATCATTTTCTGGGGCTTTGTGATTTCTTCCTTGATGGGAGTGCCACTGGGCATTCTATGTGGTGCTATTCCGGCCTTTTCCCGGCTTATTGAGCCGTCTGTGGACTTTTTTCGTTACCTGCCTGCTCCGGCCTTTGGCGCGCTTGCCGTCGCTATTCTTGGGATTTATGACGCGCCTAAAATTGCTATTATTGTTATTGGCACTTTGTTTCAGCAAATTCTGGTTATTGCCAATACAACGCGTAAGCTCGATTTTGCGCTGGTTGAAGCATCCCGCACGTTGGGGGCCAAAGGCCTTCGGCTTCTCTTTCGCGTGATTCTTCCAGGTATTTTACCAGACCTGTATAGAGACCAACGTATTCTTTTGGGGTGGGCCTGGACTTATCTGATTGTTGCGGAGCTGATCGGCACATCATCTGGGATCACATGGTTTATTACGCAGCAGGCACGCTACCAGCATTTTGATAATGTATATGCCGCCATGGCTCTGATCGGCATTGTTGGTCTTGGGACGGATATGTTTCTTGGATTTGTGGGCCGGAAAGTGTTCACATGGAAAAGGGAGAATGGCTGA
- a CDS encoding ABC transporter ATP-binding protein — protein sequence MEKGEWLMSDHTGQALPDYRILPADVAARMAQIKQRDYVLEVDHVSKVFTQKRNRTVALDDIEFGVHRRELVCVVGPSGCGKSTLIRILAGLEDASSGRILMDGKPVSGPGSDRGMVFQKYTLFPWLDVCRNVMFGIEMGGVDRLEAQRQAMQWLQMIGLEQFATAYPHQLSGGMQQRVAIARALAASPRVLLMDESFSALDAQTRTKMQNYLMEIWRKIDITIVFITHDLDEAIYLADRILVLKPHPGRIEEVIEVPLSRPRRAEQMTSAEFLATKAHLEGLIRSFGTQDHVDDEDVEIDLPLLTLVTDKVE from the coding sequence ATGGAAAAGGGAGAATGGCTGATGTCTGATCATACAGGGCAAGCTCTCCCGGACTATCGTATCCTTCCGGCAGACGTGGCGGCGCGTATGGCGCAGATCAAACAGCGCGACTACGTGTTGGAAGTGGACCATGTCAGCAAGGTATTTACGCAAAAGCGTAACCGCACTGTAGCGCTGGATGACATTGAGTTTGGTGTGCATAGGCGTGAACTGGTCTGTGTGGTCGGCCCGTCCGGCTGTGGCAAGTCCACGCTCATTCGCATTCTTGCCGGTTTGGAAGATGCCTCAAGCGGACGTATTCTTATGGACGGAAAGCCCGTAAGTGGGCCGGGTTCCGACCGAGGAATGGTTTTTCAGAAATATACGCTGTTTCCATGGCTGGATGTGTGTCGCAACGTTATGTTCGGCATAGAAATGGGAGGCGTTGACCGCCTTGAGGCGCAACGTCAGGCTATGCAGTGGCTTCAGATGATCGGTCTGGAGCAGTTTGCCACGGCTTATCCTCATCAGCTATCCGGTGGAATGCAGCAGCGTGTGGCCATTGCACGTGCTCTCGCCGCATCTCCCCGCGTTTTGTTGATGGATGAATCCTTTAGTGCGCTGGATGCTCAGACGCGCACTAAAATGCAGAATTACCTGATGGAGATCTGGCGGAAAATCGACATTACGATTGTGTTTATTACGCATGATCTGGATGAGGCTATCTATCTTGCTGACCGTATTCTTGTGCTTAAGCCGCATCCGGGCCGGATAGAGGAGGTTATTGAAGTGCCTCTTTCCCGCCCCCGCCGGGCAGAGCAGATGACGTCGGCTGAGTTTCTGGCGACCAAGGCACATCTTGAAGGACTTATTCGCTCGTTTGGTACACAAGATCATGTGGACGATGAGGATGTGGAAATCGATCTACCGCTCCTCACTCTTGTTACAGACAAGGTCGAGTAA
- the nikR gene encoding nickel-responsive transcriptional regulator NikR, translating to MSGKEQISRVSISLSPSILHELDAMVAAKGYASRSQAIQNILHQELMACRQESGDELMAGVIVLFYNNAATNLQQKLAELQYENLAEVISSLHVNLVRRQTLEVLLVQGKVKKLQEIADQFVTLSGVISGRLHLIASLIPPVHEKGRELTLDMEAS from the coding sequence ATGAGCGGAAAAGAACAGATCAGTCGTGTCAGTATCTCATTGTCACCCAGTATTCTGCATGAACTGGATGCCATGGTGGCGGCAAAAGGATATGCCAGCCGCTCTCAGGCTATTCAGAATATTCTGCATCAGGAGTTGATGGCTTGCCGTCAGGAAAGTGGGGATGAACTCATGGCGGGCGTTATTGTGCTTTTTTACAATAATGCTGCAACAAACCTGCAACAGAAACTTGCCGAGCTACAATATGAAAACCTTGCAGAGGTCATTAGCTCCCTGCATGTCAATCTTGTGCGTAGGCAGACACTTGAAGTGCTTCTGGTTCAGGGGAAAGTTAAAAAACTTCAGGAAATTGCAGACCAGTTTGTAACTCTTTCTGGTGTTATTTCTGGTCGTCTGCATCTGATCGCATCCCTCATTCCTCCTGTTCATGAAAAA